In Silene latifolia isolate original U9 population chromosome X, ASM4854445v1, whole genome shotgun sequence, the following proteins share a genomic window:
- the LOC141617920 gene encoding uncharacterized protein LOC141617920, producing the protein MFILPNGVISRVEAICRNFLWDEAAVYMRFPLVAWEKICKPKEEGGLGLKDYITWNKATVGKLVWWKYTKSDYLWVKWVNHTYLRGSNLQDYSPPSDTSWYWRKLCQVKNLMDSPYQQGIWLNQKGKEYIIAKGYEYLRCKGDKVNWAKLVWNNMTVPKHSLVAWLYQYTTMNTNERVHKIGIATDITCYICGDGIENTNHLFFECEYSDRVVACIERWIGVNLPRSSILYWRLKMKGGKKH; encoded by the coding sequence ATGTTTATCCTTCCAAATGGAGTTATTTCTCGAGTTGAAGCCATTTGTAGGAACTTCTTATGGGATGAGGCAGCTGTCTACATGAGATTTCCCCTGGTTGCTTGGGAGAAAATCTGTAAGCCCAAAGAAGAGGGTGGTCTAGGCCTGAAAGATTACATCACTTGGAATAAGGCAACTGTGGGTAAGCTTGTATGGTGGAAATACACTAAATCTGACTATTTATGGGTCAAATGGGTGAATCACACTTATCTCAGGGGCAGTAATTTGCAAGATTATAGCCCACCAAGTGACACAAGCTGGTATTGGAGGAAGTTGTGTCAAGTTAAAAACCTAATGGATAGTCCTTACCAGCAGGGGATTTGGTTAAATCAAAAAGGGAAAGAGTACATTATTGCGAAAGGGTATGAGTACCTTAGATGCAAAGGCGACAAAGTTAACTGGGCAAAACTAGTTTGGAATAATATGACAGTTCCAAAGCACAGTCTAGTGGCCTGGTTATATCAGTATACAACAATGAATACAAATGAAAGAGTGCACAAAATAGGGATAGCAACAGATATTACCTGCTATATTTGTGGAGATGGGATTGAGAATACAAATCACCTTTTCTTTGAATGTGAATATAGTGacagagttgttgcatgcatagaGAGATGGATTGGGGTTAACTTACCTCGCAGCAGCATCCTTTATTGGAGATTGAAGATGAAAGGGGGCAAAAAACATTAG